aggtcttaggtgcctcaaggggcggtaaccctcgaacaccgtggtggactccggtggtcagggaagccgtccgactgaagaaggagtccttccgggttatgttatccgggaagactccggaaacagttgcagggtatcgaaggactagaagggcggcagcttctgccgtgtcagaggcaaagcagcggctgtgggagaagttcggagaagctatggagaaggactttcggtcggcaccaaggtgcttctggaaaaccatccggcacctcaggagggggaagcgaggaaccatccaagctgtgtacagcaagggtgggaccctgttgacttcgactgagaaggttatcggccggtggaaggagcactttgaggaactcctgaatccgactaacacgccctctatggtagaggccgagctggaagctgatggggatcatcgtcaatttccctgatggaagtcactgaggtagtcaaacaactccacagtggcaaagccgcaggggttgatgagatccgtccagaaatgctgaaggctttgggtgttgaggggctgtcttggttgacacgcctcgtcaacattgcgtggaagtctgggacagtgcctaggggttggcagaccggggtggtggttcccctatttaaaaagggggaccagagagtgtgtgccaactacaggggtatcacacttctcagcctccctggtaaagtctactccaaggtactggaaagaaGGGTTCGGCCAGtcgtcgaacctctgattgaagaggaataatgcggattccgtcctggtcgtggaacaacagaccaactctcgcaaggatcctggagggggcctgggagtacgcccatccggtctacatgtgttttgtggatctggagaaggcgtatgaccgggtcccccgggtgatactgtgggaggtgctgcgggagtatggggtgagggggtcacttctgagggccatccaatccctgtacgcccaaagcgagagttgtgtccggatactcggcagtaagtcggactcgtttccagtgaatgttggcctccaccagggctgcgctttatcaccaatcctgttcgtgattttcatggataggatatcgaggcgtagtcgtggaggagaggggttgcagttcggtgacctgaggatctcatcgctgctctttgcagatgatgtggccCTCATGgtatcatcggtctgtgaccttcaacagtcactggatcggttcacagccgagtgtgaagcggttggaaTGAGgaattggggttccttactggagctgctgcccccgcaacccgatcccggataagcggtggacgatggatggatggatggatatattacagtatattacagtatattacagtatattacagcatattacagtatattacagtattacagtatattacagcatattaaagtatattacattatattacagtatattaaagtatattacagtatattacagtatattacagcatattaaagtatattacattatattacagtatattacagtaaagtaaagtatattaaagtatatattacattatattacattatattacagtatattacagtatattaaagtatatattacagtatattacattatattacagtatattaaagtatattaccatatattaaagtatattacattatattacagtatattacagtatattacagtatattacagtatattaaagtatatattacagtatattacagtatattaaagtatattaaagtatattaaagtatatattacagtatattacattatattacagtatattacagtatattaaagtatatattacagtatattaaagtatatattacagtatattacattatattacagtatattacagtatattaaagtatatattacagtatattaaagtatatattacagtatattacagtactTGTAAACCgcgtgttgctgtgtgtgtgtcaggactTCCAGGAGGAGATCAGTGTGGCTGAGGAGAACAAGCTGCAGCTGCACCTGCTGGGGGAGCGTCTGTGCAGAGCCAGTCACAAGAGCAAAGCAGCTGAGATCGAACTAAAGCTGAACAAAGTGAGCGACCGCTGGCAGCACCTGCTGGATCTGATCGGAGCCAGGTGAGAGGACGTACCTGGGAGCGTTATAGTTTAGAGCTGAAGATTCTTCTCTACATTCATGTTTTactctataaaatgtcacaatgactccccttgtgtgtttgttgggttttcagatatttgtttttgtttctgcaaatgtttttatgtattttaatattatttttatatctcAAATCTGACTTTTGTTGGAGCCGATTTGTCTCGGATTCAGAGCCTCTTATTATTACGAGCATGTAGGTCtgtaatttatatatacattgaACTGGTGCGTCCTGCATCAGGTGCATCTTGCGTCAGGTGCGTCCTGTATCAGCTGCGTCCTGCATCAGGTGCATCTTGCATCAGGTGCGTTCTGTGTCAGGTGCATCTTGCATCAGGTGCGTCCTGCGTCAGGTGCGTCCTGCGTCAGGTGCATCTTGCATCAGGTGCGTCCTGCATCAGGTGCATCTTATGTCAGGTGTGTCTTGCATTGGATGCGTCAGGTGCGTCCTGCGTCAGGTGCGTCCTGCGTCAGATGCATCCTGCGTCAGATGCGTCCTGCGTCAGGTGCGTCCTGCGTCAGGTGCATCCTGCATCAGGTGCATCTTGCATCAGGTGCGTCCTGCGTCAGGTGCGTCCTGCGTCAGGTGCATCTTGCATCAGGTGCGTCCTGCGTCAGGTGCGTCCTGCGTCAGGTGCATCTTGCATTAGATGCGTCAGGTGCGTCCTGCATCAGGTGCGTCCTACGTCAGATGCATCCTGTGTCAGGTGCGTCCTGCGTCAGATGCATCCTGCGTCAGGTGCATCTTGCATTAGATGCGTCAGGTGCGTCCTGCATCAGGTGCGTCCTGCATTAGGTACGTCCTGCGTCAGATGCATCCTGTGTCAGGTGCGTCCTGCGTCAGATGCATCCTGTGTCAGGTGCATCCAGCGTCAGGTACGTCCTGCGTCAGATGCATCCTGCGTCAGGTGCATCTTGCATTAGATGCGTCAGGTCGTACTGACGGAGCTGCTCCACTTCTGTCCACAGAGTGAAGAAGCTGAGGGAGACTCTGGTGGCCGTGCAGCAGCTGGATAAGAACATGAGCAGCCTTCGCTCCTGGCTCGCTCACATCGAGGCGGAGCTTTCCAAACCCATCGCCTACGACTCCTGCGACACCCAAGAGATCCAGAGGAAGCTCGACCTGCAGCAGGTAGCAGCAcgcacacatgtgtatatatatatatgtgtatatacatatatatatatatatatatatatatatatatatgtatatacatatgtatacatatatatatacatatatatatatataccttaaCAGAAAAAGCATCCTGACGTTTCTCTGTTTGTTATTgactctctgcccccccccagGAGCTCCAGCGGGACATAGAGAAGCACAGCACCGGCGTGGCATCTGTGCTGAATCTGTGCGAGGTGCTTCTGCACGACTGTGACGCCTGCGCCACCGACACAGAGTGCGACTCCATCCAGCAGGCGACTCGCAGCCTGGACCGCCGCTGGAGGAGCATCTGTGCCTTGTCGATGGAGAGGAGGCTCAAGTGAGACAAGGGAGAGTGGAGGGAAAACTGAAACATTAAAGTAGTTCAGAGTTATGACGTGTTGTTGGTACCTGTGTTCCTCTAATGACCTCATTGTCCTCGTTATATGAccattaaatgaaaataatgaaaatatttatttaaaaatattctaaattataaaatgttattgttaatTAAATCCTAAATTATTATACAAACGTAGAATTAAAGAAGTATTATTTCCTATGAGCTCAGATGTAAGTGTGTTCCTGAGGGTGTAGGTTGTTTGGATGGAGTTATTATGGTATGTCCTGTCTGGTAGGATTGAGGAGACGTGGCGTTTATGGCAGAAGTTCCTGGATGACTTTGCTCGTTTCGAGGAGTGGCTGTGCTGCTCAGAGAAGACGGCTGCTCGGCCCAACTCCTCCGGGGTGCTCTACACCGTCGCCAAGGAGGAGCTCAAGAAGTTTGAGGTATTGCAAAAGTTCTGTGTAACCGAAGACGCACCGTTGTTCTTCAGCACCGTGTGagaagattgtgtgtgtgtgcaggcctTCCAGAGGCAGGTCCACGAGAGCCTCACGCAGCTGGAGTTGATCAACAAGCAGTACCGGCGCCTGGCCCGGGAGAACCGCACCGACTCCTCCTGTCGCCTGCGGGAGATGGCTCAGGACGCCAACCAGCGCTGGGACAACCTGCAGAAGAGGGTGGCGTCCATCCTCCGCAGGCTCAAGGTGCTCACGTTAATACAACGTTGTGTCCTGACATCAAATCTGCAagagtagtaatactacagaagtactctgttacaagtaaagttctgcagtaacactacagtgtagagatactcacagtcctgcattcaaaatctattattattgtatactaCAGTCattccgtctgtctgtctgtctgtctgtctgtctgtctgtctgtctgtctgtctgtctgtctgtctgtctgtgtggtgcTCCCTGCAGCTcaccttcctctcttctcctgcagCACTTCATTGCTCAGAGGGAGGAGTTTGAGACGGCCAGAGACGGGGTCCTGGTGTGGCTGACGGAGATGGACCTGCAGCTCACCAACATCGAACATTTCTCTGAGTGTGACATTCAGGCCAAGATCAAACAACTCCGGGTGCGTCCGCCATTCCAAACACGTGTTGATTCACAGCTTCACAGCTCTACTGTGGTGCAGACTGAGCTCAGCTACAAGCTGGTTCAATGACATACAGAAGACTTGTGTTTTCTCACGTTGACATTATATCTGATATTAGATCTTTGTCAACAGTCGTACTGAACACTTGAATTTAACAAGgacttgtttgtcttctcatctCACAGTCCTTCCAGCAGGAGATCTCTCTCACCGCAGCCAAGATCGAGCACATCTTCCTGCAGGGAGAGGCGCTGATGGAGAAGAGCGAGCCCCTGGACGCCGCCGTCAtcgaggaggagctggaggagctgcagcgtTACTGCCAAGAAGTGTTCGGACGAGTGGAGCGCTACTACAAGAAGCTTATTCGACTTCCTGTAAGACTGACAAGATGTTGATGAGTCCATGATTTCACTTCAACACACTAAGTTAGAGAAGCAGGATGTGAACAACACAATAGCAGAGCGCAGTGCGAGTCTTTTTATGCATATAGAGTCAGAGAGCACCGAGGCcgatggtgcgttcaggtgctcctttggtgcgttcaggtgctcctctGATGACAATGCCCTCTCCATCCTGATATCAATCTTCCTGCTCGGCTCATAAATCACACATGAGCTGTGAGCAGAAGAACAATAGTTCCATGTGGTtggaataataaatgttatctGAACTTAGTTTAAACTACAGTTCACCAGCTGCACTTATCAGCTGACTCCACGTCGTGcgtctcttcctccctcttcctccctcttcctccctcttcctccctcttcctccctcttcctccctcgtcacactctgtgtttctcttcctcccacGTCACACTGTGTTTCTGTTCTGCAGCTGGCAGACGATGACACCGAGGTGTCGTTCTCGGACCGCGAGCTGGAGCTGGACGAGCCCGGGGATTTGTCCAGCGTGCCGTGGGGCGAGCGGCTGGGGGACGGCTTCCTATCCCCTCTGCCCTCCTCCGGCCGCTCTGCTTCGCTGGCGGTTCAGCTCCGCACCGAGCGCTCGGGCAGAGACACGCCGGCCAGCGTGGACTCCATCCCCCTGGAGTGGGACCACGACTACGACCTGAGCCGCGGGCTGGAGAGCGCCAGCAGGGCGctgagagagcagcagagtgagGAGGGAGACTTCCTGCAGCGGCCCGCCTCCGGACTGTCAGGtcagtctgcacacacacatatatatatatatatatatacagtatatatatatatatatatatatatatatatatatatatatatatacagtatatatatatatatatatatatatatatatatatatatatatatatacagtatatatatatatatatatatatatatatatatatatatatatatatatatatatatactgtatatatatatacagtatatatatacagtatatatatatatatactgtatatataataggGATCAGTTCTGTGATGTGCTGAATGTGTGTAATGTTTCTTGCAGATGTAGAGATCCCAGAGGCCTTTGTTAAAGTTACACAGCAAACACTGAGGTCCTCCACTGGTAGGCAGCAGCTTCCACAACAGACGCAACAGACGCAACAGACACAGCAGACACATCAGACACAACAGACACAGCAGACGCAACAGACGCAGCAGACGCAACAGACGCAACAGACGCAACAGACGCAACAGACGCAGCAGACGCAACAGACTCAGCAGACGCAGCAGACGCAACAGACGCAACAGACGCAGCAGACGCAGCAGACGCAACAGACGCAACAGACACAGCAGACGCAACAGACACATCAGACACAACAGACACAGCAGACGCAACAGACGCAACAGACACAACAGACGCATCAGACGCAACAGACGCAGCAGACGCAACAGACGCAGCAGACGCAGCAGACGCAACAGACGCAGCAGACGCAGCAGACGCAGCAGACGCAACAGACACAACAGACGCAGCAGACGCAGCAGACGCAACAGACGCAGCAGACGCAACAGACTCAGCAGACACAACAGACGCAACAGACGCAGCAGACGCAGCAGACGCAACAGACGCAGCAGACGCAACAGACTCAGCAGACACAACAGACGCAACAGACGCAGCAGACGCAGCAGACGCAACAGACGCAGCAGACGCAACAGACTCAGCAGACACAACAGACGCAGCAGACGCAACAGACACAGCAGACACAACATGCTCAGCTCGGGGCCAGAACTGATAAAACTCACTTTGATTTATCTTCAGCACAGCACGGTTGAGTTTATAGTTGAGAACAGATGTTTGCTCCTCAGCTCGCTCTGCTCTCTCCGTGTGTCTCCATGTGAACAAgccttttctcttcttgttgAGTTTAATGAACATTCTGTTGGCTGATGAAGTGAAAAGCTGAGCGCTGCCCGTATGCCTTNNNNNNNNNNNNNNNNNNNNNNNNNtactttaaaataatttagggggtaaaatacattaaaacatgttgagaGAATCAACACTACATATTTATACTCAACGATAATCATATGGGTTAgtgtataaaatacatttaatatttagagaatacatttaatatttataaaataacacttatattttgtatagaatacatttaatattttataaaatacatttaatattttatagaatacattaatattttaatagaatatatttaatatttataaaataaacattaatattttagagaatacatttaatattttagagaatatatttaatatttaataatacatttaatatttagagaatacatttgtaaatattttagagaatacatttgtaatattttagagaatacatttaatatttagagaatacatttaatatttttataaaataatgtaatattttatagaatatatttaatattttataaaataccaTTAATATtttagagaatacatttaatatttagagAATACATTTGGTGATATTTTAGGGaatacatttgtgatattgggtgtAGAGAATAAATTTGATATTTGAAGAATAAAGTTGTGATATTTAGATGTTATGATTTGGTGAATAGTAGAATCGGTGTGTTTGTCCGTCCGGTCTTTGAAGCGTGTTAAACGGTGACACACTGActggagcagcagctgaagTCTTGATGATGTCATGTTTCTCACCGTTTCCCTGCAGGATGTGATGCGATGTATTGCCTTTGCAACAGCTGATCAGTATCATTTGCCAACACTTTGCCACGACTTGACAAACCACGGCTTCCTGGAGATACATTTACCCAGAGGTGAGCGGTGCTCCGCAGATTAGCACAGAGAGTTAGTGttagttattatattatagttgttattattattatatgatcgTGTTGTATTTCAGATGCCTCCAACGCGCTGGTGATCAGCACGGACATGGCTGCTAAACCGGACGACGACGCTCTGATGTTCCTCTTCAGGTCGAGCTTTgtgctaaatataaataatgagaTGTTTGAAGCTCCTCGACATGCTGCTCTTTGTCTCTGCACTTCTCCAGCTGACTTTAGtttgatcaaatatttattttatgaatcaGATTTATGAGTTTTATTTACGCAAAGTGTTGTTGaaagatgttttgtttatattaaaGTGTGAAAGGATCCTCCGTCGTAGTTAAAGTCactttatttaatgttgatTCACATTCTGACATTTCAGGGAAGGTTCCGTCGTTTTCTGGAACGTCGAAGAGAAAACGGTAAATAAGTATATGTTTCATAAAGTATATGTTTCATAAAGTATATGTTTCATAAAGTATGTTTCATAAAGTATGTTTCATAAAGTATATGTTTCATAAAGTATGTTTCATAAAGTATATGTTTCATAAAGTATGTTTCATAAAGTATGTTTCATAAAGTATATGTTTCATAAAGTATGTTTCATAAAGTATGTTTCATAAAGTATATGTTTCATAAAGTATATGTTTCATAAAGTATAAGATGATATTCTACGTTAATGTTTTGTCGATGAAATGTGAGATATTCACTGTAATTAGATTAACAGGATTCTGaagaagttaaaaataaatattattggtatttaatatcttaaatctatatttcaaaagtcttaaataGAAATGGGAAAttgttaaagttttttttatatatatatatatatatatatatatatatatatatatatatatatatatatatatatatttttttttttttaatgtgtgtacactgtgtgtaGATGAAACAGGTGTTGAGAATCCTGGAGCGTCATGAGATTCAGCCCTATGAAGTGGCTCTAGTGCACTGGGAGAACGAGGAGATCAACTACACTGTAGGAGAGTaagttccacacacacacacacacacacacagttaatgtGCACTGAATATTTactaatatttaataataaactaaCGTGTATTCTCTAGTTTGttgattttcttccttttaaggTCATTAACTTCTGAAGTTGTGCCGACACTGCTCTTTTACTTTTGTAGCTTGTTGTTAAATATAAATCTTTGTCCTTCAGAGGAAACACGAAGCTCGAGCGCGGAGACTTTATTCTGAGTGACAGGAGGGACCACGCCGAAGCTGTGCTGGAGAAATTCGCCTTTTCAAACGCTCTGTGTTTGTCAGGTGAGAGTCTGAAAGTGTCCTTtatgtcctgtacgtccaccatgtcctgtacaTCCACCATGTCCTTTATGTGCACCATGTCCTGatgtcctgtacgtgcaccatgtcctgtacgtgcaccatgtcctgtacgtccaccatgtcctgtacgtccaccatgtcctgatgtcctgtacgtgcaccatgtcctgtacgtccacgatgtcctgtacgtccacgatgtcctgtacgtccacgatgtcctgtacgtccacgatgtcctgtacgtgcaccatgtcctgtacgtccaccatgtcctgatgtcctgtacgtgcaccatgtcctgtacgtgcaccatgtcgtgtacgtccaccatgtcctgtacgtgcaccatgtcgtgtacgtccaccatgtcctgtacgtgcaccatgtcgtgtacgtccaccatgtcctgtacgtgcaccatgtcgtgtacgtccaccatgtcctgtacaccatgtcctgtacgtccaccatgtcctgtacgtccaccatgtcctgtacgtccaccatgtcctgtacgtcaccatgtcctgtacgtgcaccatgtcctgtacgtgcaccatgtcgtgtacgtccaccatgtcctgatgtcctgtacgtccaccatgtcctgtacgtccaccatgtcctgtacgtccaccatgtcctgtacgtgcaccatgtcctgtacgtgcaccatgtcgtgtacgtccaccatgtcctgatgtcctgtacgtccaccatgtcctgtacgtccaccatgtcctgtacgtccacgatgtcctgtacgtccacgatgtcctgtacgtgcaccatgtcctgtacgtccaccatgtcctgtacgtgcaccatgtcctgtacgtgcaccatgtcctgtacgtccaccatgtcctgtacgtccaccatgtcctgtacgtccaccatgtcctgtacgtgcaccatgtcctgtacgtgcaccatgtcctgtacgtccaccatgtcctgatgtcctgtacgtccaccatgtcgtgtacgtccaccatgtcgtgtacgtccaccatgtcgtgtacgtgcaccatgtcctgtacgtccaccatgtcctgatgtcctgtacgtgcaccatgtcctgtacgtgcaccatgtcctgtacgtgcaccatgtcctgtacgtccaccatgtcctgtacgtgcaccatgtcctgtacgtccacgatgtcctgtacgtccacgatgtcctgtacgtgcaccatgtcctgtacgtgcaccatgtcctgtacgtgcaccatgtcctgtacgtgcaccatgtcctgtacgtccaccatgtcctgtacgtccaccatgtcctgtacgtgcaccatgtcctgtccgtgcaccatgtcctgtacgtccaccatgtcctgatgtcctgtacgtccaccatgtcctgatgtcctgtacgtccacgatgtcctgtacgtgcaccatgtcctgtacgtgcaccatgtcctgtacgtccaccatgtcctgtacgtccaccatgtcctgtacgtgcaccatgtcctgtacgtgcaccatgtcgtgtacgtccaccatgtcctgtacgtgcaccatgtcgtgtacgtccaccatgtcctgtacgtccaccatgtcctgatgtcctgtacgtccaccatgtcctgatgtcctgtacgtccaccatgtcctgtacgtccaccatgtcctgtacgtccaccatgtcctgtacgtgcaccatgtcctgtacgtgcaccatgtcctgtacgtgcaccatgtcctgtacgtccaccatgtcctgtacgtgcaccatgtcctgtacgtccaccatgtcctgtacgtccaccatgtcctgtacgtccaccatgtcctgtacgtccaccatgtcctgtgCTCCTCTgactgtcctctcctctccagtgaaGCTGGCCATATGGGAGGTCTCTCTAGACAACTTTGTAGACTCCATTCAGTCCATCCCagaggtagtgtgtgtgtgtgtctgtctgtgtgtgtgtgtgtgtgtgtgtgtgtgtgtctgtgtgtctgtctgtgtgtctgtgtgtgtgtctgtctgtctgtgtgtctgtgtctgtgtgtgtgtgtgtgtgtgtgtgtgtgtgtgtgtgtgtgtttctaatcTACTTCTGTCTCCAGACTCTGAAGTTGGGAATGAGAGTGAAGTTGTCGTCTGCAGAAGTCATGAAGAAGATCGGAGAACTGTTCTCGTTGAGGTAACTGAAGTTAGGTTCAGAGGGCGGAGCATCTTCACCAGGGTTACAGTGAACACACAGCTTCCAGGTGTTAGAGGAACGCTTCACTTCACTGTGTTCATTACTTGTTTCTTTCGTCTCGCAGCTTTGATACTTTGACCACATGTTTGACTTTGTGTTGAAGGATGCTAAGAGTTAGAACTTGGTGTTTCCTCCCGACAGACATTGTATAAACCTGAGGTCCGACCTGCTGCTCACCCCCGACTTCTACTGGGACCGAGAGAACCTGGAGAAACTTTACGATAAGACGTGTCAGTTCCTCAACATCAACCGCAGAGTCAACGTGAGTAAACCTGCAGAGGTCACTGTAATAATATGTGCGTGCTGAGCTGAGCTGGAAACATGTTGCAGGTCGTGAACCAGAAGCTGGAACACTGCAGTCAGCTAACGGACCTGATGAGGAGCCACCTGAGTGAGAAGCACAGCCTGAGGCTGGAGTGGATGATCGTCATCCTCATTACCATCGAGGTGAGTCCAGCTCGCAGCTCAGAGGCGTCTCCGTGTCGTCAGCGATCTGCAGCACGTCGACTGCTGACGTTAATACATGATGAGATTCTGTGTTCGTGTGTCTTCAGAACAAACTTTACTTCACTGCTCGTTCTTCTTCCAGGTTCTGTTTGAACTTTCAAAGATGATCTTCTGAGCGTCCATCGAGGCTCACGTGTCCAGGAGCCTGGAGCTGCAGGGACGGAGCTGCGGGGGGACAGACGGGGACAGAGCTGCGGGGGGACAAAGATGGACAGAGACGGAGCTGCGGGGGGACAGAGCTGCGGGGGGACAGAGCTGCGGGGGGACAGACGGGGACAGAGCTGCGGGGGACAAAGATGGACAGAGACGGAGCTGCGGGGGGACAGAGCTGCGGGGGACAAAGATGGACAGAGACGGAGCTGCGGGGGGACAGACGGGGACAGAGCTGCGGGGGGACAGAGCTGCGGGGGGACAGACGGGGACAGAGCTGCGGGGGGACAGAGACGGAGCTGCGGGGGGACAGAGCTGCGGGGGACAAAGATGGACAGAGACGGAGCTGCGGGGGGACAGACGGGGACAGAGCTGCTGGGGGACAGAGACGGAGCTGCGGGGGGACAGACGGGGACAGAGCTGCGGGGGGACAGAGCTGCGGGGGGACAGACGGGGACAGAGCTGCGGGGGGACAGACGGGGACAGAGCTGCGGGGGGACAGAGACGGAGCTGCGGGACACTCAGGTACCTTTTCACGATGTTTCTGGAAAAGACTGAAATCATGAAGCCGGACCATGAATGTTTTCCTGCTCAGTTAAACATTTCAACAACTACAATCtaccctctcctcttctcttctcttcccggtaagaaggaagaggaagaagggaagaggaagggaagaggttagggaagaggaaagggaagaaggaagagataagagcgtctctctcctcttctctttccttccagAGACGGAGGGAAGaagctcttctcttctcttcctccttctcttctccttcctcgtctcctcctcctcttcctcttctcctccttctcttctctcctcgtctccttcctcctctcctccctcttcctcctcttcttctcttcctcgtctcctcctcctttcctcctcttcctcatgtcTCTTCATCTCTCGTCTCCTCCCTGTGAGATGTGGCATGACATAATCAGGCTGGACTTCTTCCTCTCGGATGTTTTAGATTCTTGTTTCTGAATTTGTGttgaacaatgtttttattgacaTGATGTGCAACCTGTGAATGTTTGTAAAGAGTTGAGACTCTGGACATGAAgcgtaatattatatattattataataaatgtatttatcagAATGCTGTTATAAAAGATGcaataaagtgttttaagtGTTTGCATGTAAAAGATCAACTCATTGAGTCATACGTTCATTATAAGAGATTAATCCAAggtag
The window above is part of the Cottoperca gobio unplaced genomic scaffold, fCotGob3.1 fCotGob3_212arrow_ctg1, whole genome shotgun sequence genome. Proteins encoded here:
- the rmnd1 gene encoding required for meiotic nuclear division protein 1 homolog; translated protein: MRCIAFATADQYHLPTLCHDLTNHGFLEIHLPRDASNALVISTDMAAKPDDDALMFLFREGSVVFWNVEEKTMKQVLRILERHEIQPYEVALVHWENEEINYTVGEGNTKLERGDFILSDRRDHAEAVLEKFAFSNALCLSVKLAIWEVSLDNFVDSIQSIPETLKLGMRVKLSSAEVMKKIGELFSLRHCINLRSDLLLTPDFYWDRENLEKLYDKTCQFLNINRRVNVVNQKLEHCSQLTDLMRSHLSEKHSLRLEWMIVILITIEVLFELSKMIF